From the Trifolium pratense cultivar HEN17-A07 linkage group LG4, ARS_RC_1.1, whole genome shotgun sequence genome, the window TTTGACcggttgagtaaaaaaaaaattgactttttaattagaaataaATCAATAAGTAATCAATTTATATGCAATTTTCTTTAATATAATGTAATATTATTTGACTAGTCTAATTTGACTagtttgaataaaataaattgatttgaCTGAATTATATACTTACTccagtcctatatataagaaaaaatttatttttatattcattgtaaaattgatgtatctggacaatattatagtctagatacatcaactttacaatgaatctaaaaaataaactttttcttatatatagaatcGGAGGATGCATTTATTTTCACTAGTAAATAAATATTACCAATTAACTTCACATATGATTTGTATGCTATATATGTCATTCAAATCGGCCAAGACTTGCTCACACCAACACAAATTGTGAAGCTTGAAAAATACAAGCATAATGAAATttcagtcccttatttttatcCTTGTTGTTCTATTTGCCTCAGTTGCCACAAATCAAGCTATTGCACTAAGCAATTCGAGTTCCGTCAACATCAACGATCCACATGTGATTGAAATCGCTAATTTTGCTATTACTGAGTACAACAAAAAAAGTACCGAGGCAAAATTGAAGTTCGAGAAAGTCATCAATGGTCTGTCCTCAACTATTAATGATGAGACAAACTACCGCCTAACCCTTGCTGCTAACAATGGTTCATCTTCTAACAATTATGGAGCAGTTGTGTTAGAGAAGTCATCAAAGAACTACACCCTCAGATTCTTTGCACTTATTCACacttaaattattaaatgttactTATTATATGATCATATAGAAATAAAAGTTTATGTTTTGATGAGTTGTGGATCTAAATATATTATATCATCGTTTAACTATGTTTAAACTTGCTTTGTGGTCATGGTTTtctaaaatgtatttttttactttaagtGTTTGAGCATTTAAAAgagaaatttttaatatttttgaaatagtCGGGAGTGAAATATAGTTGACAAAcgataaaaaatgaaatcatgTTCGACTAAAGACTAAGTTTGGTTTAATACTAATTTGTCACGAGAGAAATCTCTGCAGCAAATCTCACGAATGCAAATTCCACTTTTCTATAAAAAAGTAAGAAAATACTATGTGCAGTTTTTCTTTGGACAAAACTTAGATCCTGTTCTATACATACTGTTGTTACTGTTACCATATCAACATTTTACATGTGTATTATTTTGTCCACGTCACAATTTCTTCCCACTGCACGAGAGACAATCCATTCCCCTTCTATGGGAGCAGATAGTCTCCCGTGAAGTAATTGTCCACTTAAATTTCATCCATTAATTTAGgcaagagagagagagcaacaaaagaaaaagggGAATTCAAGGGTTGTGATCTTCACTGTACTCCCTATAGTGAAAACTGCAAGGGAGACAATCCATTACCCTTCTATGGGAGCAGATTGTCCCCTTACTATGATGGGGAATTGCAGCTTGCTTCATACGGTACCTGTATTTTGACATTATTTGGGTCCGACTTATTGACCACTTACATGTTAATTGTTATTGTTGGTATAACATAAAGAGCCTGTTTGGCTCTCTTGTATTTGCAAAAATAAGTTacttattttaaagaaaaaatatatatttatatactttcTTTATAAATAAGtacttaaacaaaaaaaaaaaagtagttaaaaGATGTTTGACATTAAGGTACCGTTTGCCCCAACTTCTTTTAGGTGTAGAAGCTCTTTTAATcataaagctagaaataatagctttaaaactaaaattaaagtcaaAGTCGGAAGTGTTTTTCAGCCGTAACATCAGTAGAGCGGCTCAAGGAGATCTTTCAAGTG encodes:
- the LOC123922570 gene encoding cysteine proteinase inhibitor 5-like — translated: MKFQSLIFILVVLFASVATNQAIALSNSSSVNINDPHVIEIANFAITEYNKKSTEAKLKFEKVINGLSSTINDETNYRLTLAANNGSSSNNYGAVVLEKSSKNYTLRFFALIHT